GATACGATAGAAGACATGATGCATCTGTGGTATTAACATACGACTTGAGCAGCAAATGGACATTCTCTACCATATTTGTTTATGCAACCGGAAACGCAATTACACTGCCCGTTGCAAGATATGTTTTTGAAGGACGACTTGTAAGCGAATACGGAGAACGAAATTCATACAGGATGGCACCGTACCACAGAATGGATATTTCTGCTACATATACTGTAAAGAAAACAAAACGATTAGAGAGCAGCTGGAACTTTTCGGTTTTCAATGTTTACAATCGATACAACCCGTATTTTATTTATTTTGCCAATGAAGGAGATATTGCCAATGGCACCTTAAAAATTCAAGCAAAACAAGTTTCGCTGTTTCCTGTTTTACCATCTGTAACCTGGAATTTTAAATTTTAATGGAATTGCATTTACAACATATCCAATCAACTACAAAAGCAATTCTTTCATTCTGTTTTGTTATTCTTTTTTTTGTATTCAGCTCCTGCGAAAAAGATATTTCCGTTAAACTGCCCGATGTAGAAGAAAAATTAATGGTAGAAGGATTCATTGAAAATGATATGCCGGCAACTGTTTTCCTTACTAAAAACACTCCCTATTTTGCAACATTTACAAATGTAGGTGTAGAAGACTATGCAGTTAGCAATGCCATCATTACCATAAATGATGGTATTGTAACCGATACATTATTTGAATTTCTGCCATTTGCACCTGGATTTTATGTATCACACATTCTTGGAGAAATTGGGAAAACATACCAATTATCAGTTTCTTCTGGAGGGAAAAATGTTACTGCAACAACTACCATACAACAACCAGTTCCGATAATAAATATTCGCTTTCAAAAAAATTCAACTACAAATAAAGGAACTGTTTGGACAAAAATACTTGACCCAACTACCAAGCAATACTACCGTATGTTACACAAGGAAACCGAATTCGCATTATACGATTCGCCTCCAACTTCTGTTTACAAAGACGATTCCTTTAACGGACAAGAATTTGAATTTGGAGATTTTTTTGAAGACCTAGGCGACTCAAGCTATATCAAGATTTGCGTAATTGATAAAGCAGCGCATGATTTTATAAATAATTTTGAAATTGATGCGCGCAACAGAGGGAACCCTTTTGCCAATCCTATTACGATAAAAGGAAACATAAATGGAGGTTTAGGCATTTGGTGCGGATATGGAGCCAGTTACGCCTCTATTAAAAATGAATAAGTAGCTTAAAAATGTTAACATTACATAAAATCTGCTTTAGGAAATGAATACTAAAACAAATAGTTTTTACTTTTTTATTTCTATTTTTTGCATTCTTTTAATTACCCTATTTTTATTTACTGCTTGCGAAAAGGACATTACGGTGGATATTCCTACCAATGAAACTAAAGTGGTTATTGAAGGTCAAATTGAAGCTGGAAAGAATCCATACGTAATCTTGTCTAGAACATCGGGGTACTTTTCTGCTGTTGACTCTGTAGCCATTGCAAATACAATGATTCTAAACGGAGTGGTACTTGTTAAGAACAATGCACAAATTGATACCCTAAAACCAACACTCGATTTTAATTTTTTTCCTCCAATTATATATACTACAAATAGCCTTGTTGGACAAATTGGACAAACATATACACTTACTGTTATTGCAGATGGAAAAACATTTAATGCATCTACCATAATTCCTCAGCCTGTAGAGTTAGATAGCCTCTGGTTTGAGTTAGATCCACCAAACGATGACCTTGGGTTTATTTATGCATACCTAAGCGACCCTCCCGGCAAAGGAAACACTTACCGGTGGTTCGCAAAACGGCTGGGCAAAGACAGAAAGTTTATTGCTCCTTACGGCTCTGTATTTAACGATGACTTTTTTGATGGAAAGACCTTTAAGTTCGGCTACAACAGAGGTTCGGAATTTAACTCGCAAGCCGAAGACGATAAGAATGACGAAAGAGGCTATTTTAAGGTAGGAGATTCTGTTGTAGTAAAATATTGCAGTATAGATAAAGATACTTATCAATTTTACAGAACATTTGAAACCGATGTAGCAAATAATGGCAATCCTTTTGCACAACCAATGCCAGTTAAAACAAATATTGATAATAATGGTTTAGGAGTATGGGGCGGACTAAGTGCTACTTACGATACACTTGTAGCCCAATAATTTTGTTAAATTTATACACTAAAAAAATTTATATGAGCGAGCAACTAGAACACGTTAGATGTTTAATTATAGGATCGGGACCTGCAGGTTATACTGCTGCAATATATGCAGCTCGT
The DNA window shown above is from Bacteroidota bacterium and carries:
- a CDS encoding TonB-dependent receptor yields the protein YDRRHDASVVLTYDLSSKWTFSTIFVYATGNAITLPVARYVFEGRLVSEYGERNSYRMAPYHRMDISATYTVKKTKRLESSWNFSVFNVYNRYNPYFIYFANEGDIANGTLKIQAKQVSLFPVLPSVTWNFKF
- a CDS encoding DUF4249 domain-containing protein, with translation MELHLQHIQSTTKAILSFCFVILFFVFSSCEKDISVKLPDVEEKLMVEGFIENDMPATVFLTKNTPYFATFTNVGVEDYAVSNAIITINDGIVTDTLFEFLPFAPGFYVSHILGEIGKTYQLSVSSGGKNVTATTTIQQPVPIINIRFQKNSTTNKGTVWTKILDPTTKQYYRMLHKETEFALYDSPPTSVYKDDSFNGQEFEFGDFFEDLGDSSYIKICVIDKAAHDFINNFEIDARNRGNPFANPITIKGNINGGLGIWCGYGASYASIKNE
- a CDS encoding DUF4249 domain-containing protein — its product is MNTKTNSFYFFISIFCILLITLFLFTACEKDITVDIPTNETKVVIEGQIEAGKNPYVILSRTSGYFSAVDSVAIANTMILNGVVLVKNNAQIDTLKPTLDFNFFPPIIYTTNSLVGQIGQTYTLTVIADGKTFNASTIIPQPVELDSLWFELDPPNDDLGFIYAYLSDPPGKGNTYRWFAKRLGKDRKFIAPYGSVFNDDFFDGKTFKFGYNRGSEFNSQAEDDKNDERGYFKVGDSVVVKYCSIDKDTYQFYRTFETDVANNGNPFAQPMPVKTNIDNNGLGVWGGLSATYDTLVAQ